One Triticum dicoccoides isolate Atlit2015 ecotype Zavitan chromosome 5B, WEW_v2.0, whole genome shotgun sequence genomic window carries:
- the LOC119305845 gene encoding probable inactive purple acid phosphatase 27, whose translation MGASALPALLVAALLLMAAAATAMTVEDSAPDNIQPLSTLNLAAAQVAMDSASAIHASPDVLGKDGEDSAWVTVNFTTPSPSSDHWIGLFSPADFSSGIGSAKVAGEGDAPAGLPVGPIKYKLGNCEPDFLRTGGGNTSFLVINQRSDYAFGLFSGGKDNPKLLAVSNKISFANPKAPVFPRLSQGKQWNEMAVTWTSGYNIGEAYPFVEWRMKGEETSKRTPAGTLTFTRGHLCGNPARGQGYRDPGFVHTAFLKDLWPNREYSYQIGHELQDGTVAWGKAATFRASPYPGQASLQRVVVFGDMGLGAKDGSSELQGFQPGAQVTTDRLVKDLPNYDAVFHIGDLSYANGFLAQWDQFTAQIQPIASKVPYMVASGNHERTYMDTGGFYNGNDSHGECGVPAETYFYVPAPAHRGKFWYAADYGMFRFCVGDTEHDWRPGTEQHAFLDACFAGADRKHQPWLVFLAHRPLGYSSNDFYAQEGSFAEPMGRALQPLWQRHRVDLAVYGHVHNYERTCPVYENTCTVKGKDRQSSYAGAMGGTIHVVAGTGGARLRSYAGGAWPQWSVARNESFGYVKLTASDHSSMRFEFIHSDDGAVHDAFTITRDYKDIMACAVDSCAPHTLAN comes from the exons ATGGGAGCAAGCGCCCTCCCGGCGCTGCTGGTGGCGGCCCTGCTGCTGAtggccgccgccgccacggccatgACGGTGGAGGACTCGGCGCCGGACAATATCCAGCCGCTGTCGACGCTGAACCTGGCCGCCGCGCAGGTCGCCATGGACTCCGCGTCGGCCATCCACGCCTCCCCCGACGTACTCGGCAAGGAC GGGGAGGATTCGGCGTGGGTGACGGTCAACTTCACGACGCCGTCGCCCTCCTCGGACCACTGGATCGGCCTCTTCTCCCCCGCCGATTTCAG CTCCGGCATCGGGAGCGCCAAGGTAGCAGGGGAAGGAGATGCGCCCGCAGGGCTACCCGTGGGTCCGATCAAG TACAAGTTGGGCAACTGCGAGCCGGATTTCCTGCGCACCGGCGGCGGCAACACCAGCTTCCTCGTCATCAACCAGCGCTCCGACTACGCCTTCGGCCTCTTCTCCGGCGGCAAGGACAAT CCTAAACTTCTCGCCGTGTCGAACAAGATCTCCTTCGCGAACCCCAAGGCACCGGTGTTCCCGCGGCTGTCCCAGGGGAAGCAATGGAACGAG ATGGCGGTGACGTGGACGAGCGGGTACAACATCGGCGAGGCGTACCCGTTCGTGGAGTGGAGGATGAAGGGCGAGGAGACATCCAAGCGGACACCCGCCGGCACGCTCACCTTCACACGAGGCCATCTCTGTG GTAACCCGGCCCGCGGACAGGGTTACAGGGATCCAGGCTTCGTCCACACCGCGTTCCTCAAGGACCTCTGGCCAAACAGAGA GTATTCGTATCAGATTGGGCACGAGCTGCAGGACGGGACCGTGGCGTGGGGCAAGGCCGCCACCTTCCGCGCGTCCCCCTACCCGGGCCAGGCTTCGCTGCAGCGCGTCGTCGTCTTCGGCGACATGGGGCTC GGGGCAAAGGACGGGAGCAGCGAGCTCCAGGGGTTCCAGCCCGGCGCGCAGGTGACCACCGACCGGCTGGTCAAGGACCTGCCCAACTACGACGCCGTGTTTCACATCGGCGACCTCTCCTACGCCAACGGCTTCCTCGCGCAGTGGGACCAATTCACCGCGCAGATCCAGCCCATCGCCTCCAAGGTCCCCTACATGGTCGCCAG tgGCAACCACGAGCGGACATACATGGACACGGGCGGGTTCTACAACGGCAACGACTCGCACGGCGAGTGCGGCGTGCCGGCGGAGACCTACTTCTACGTGCCGGCTCCGGCGCACCGGGGCAAGTTCTGGTACGCCGCCGACTACGGCATGTTCCGCTTCTGCGTGGGCGACACGGAGCACGACTGGCGGCCCGGGACGGAGCAGCACGCCTTCCTGGACGCCTGCTTCGCCGGCGCCGACCGGAAGCACCAGCCGTGGCTCGTCTTCCTGGCGCACCGCCCGCTCGGCTACTCCTCCAACGACTTCTACGCGCAGGAGGGCTCCTTCGCGGAGCCCATGGGCCGCGCCCTGCAGCCGCTCTGGCAGCGCCACCGCGTCGACCTCGCCGTCTACGGCCACGTCCACAACTACGAGCGGACGTGCCCCGTCTACGAGAACACGTGCACCGTCAAGGGCAAAGACCGGCAGAGCAGCTACGCGGGGGCGATGGGAGGGACGATTCACGTCGTGGCCGGCACGGGCGGCGCCAGGCTGAGGAGCTACGCCGGCGGGGCGTGGCCGCAGTGGAGCGTGGCGAGGAACGAGAGCTTCGGGTACGTCAAGCTCACCGCCAGCGACCACTCGTCCATGCGGTTCGAGTTCATCCACAGCGACGACGGGGCCGTGCACGACGCCTTCACCATCACCAGGGACTACAAGGACATCATGGCCTGCGCCGTCGACAGCTGCGCGCCACACACCCTAGCCAACTAG